A single region of the Anticarsia gemmatalis isolate Benzon Research Colony breed Stoneville strain chromosome 19, ilAntGemm2 primary, whole genome shotgun sequence genome encodes:
- the LOC142980917 gene encoding protein distal antenna-like isoform X5, protein MATKGKRPMRALTPSDKIEAIQRVNDGESKASVARDIGVPESTLRGWCKNEDKLRYMTSRLSSPDTDKSNDGEPPDKRARTESPAAPPSPIATGLDLSAPIATPAIAQQPPPSLDVPVELTTKRAVPSPTSHIPRERRPDPGASVSMSAISPLSGLAHLPGLTHSHLGLSFNEIATNLSLLAQLNPGLSALSAQPASRALRSVRSPKPAHNGVLNLNDGKHHQRSKTHHSDPYRLSKSSHHSTTHASAASQPVDDTLWYWLKTQQAMLDLTASTTPTHPLQLGKAADPTMPPKPVAAAAPINSHLDYNRNSWLWQYYKQFGGAMPLPEDKHKSACQVPKEKSAENILYSQLTKGKMEEERAATTSPVQTHVQSEPERRRTPSVEPRVAEPAVSPEIGTENKEPLPDRSHESSRSQTKARTVLDNLLFNNSNATVGAEVRSTSPASGEWEAGAADALEHGDKFLAWLEVSGDPSVTRMHVHQLRALLHNLRARRLPAAPLEPADHAARRK, encoded by the coding sequence ATGGCGACAAAGGGCAAGCGTCCGATGCGCGCTCTCACTCCCAGCGACAAGATCGAAGCCATCCAGCGCGTCAACGACGGAGAGTCCAAGGCCTCTGTGGCGAGAGACATCGGCGTGCCCGAGTCCACGCTGCGCGGCTGGTGCAAGAACGAGGACAAGCTACGTTACATGACGTCACGCCTGTCCTCACCCGACACTGATAAGAGCAACGACGGTGAGCCGCCAGACAAGCGAGCGCGTACCGAGTCTCCCGCCGCTCCGCCCTCGCCCATCGCCACCGGCCTGGACCTGTCTGCGCCCATCGCCACCCCCGCCATCGCACAGCAACCGCCACCGTCGCTCGACGTCCCGGTCGAGCTCACTACTAAGCGCGCCGTCCCTTCCCCAACGTCACACATCCCCCGTGAACGCCGGCCTGACCCCGGCGCTAGCGTCTCCATGAGCGCCATCAGCCCACTGTCAGGCCTTGCACATCTGCCTGGCCTCACTCACTCGCATCTTGGGCTGAGCTTTAACGAGATCGCCACCAATCTGTCTCTACTCGCTCAACTCAACCCTGGGCTGTCAGCATTGTCTGCACAACCTGCTAGTCGCGCACTGCGCTCCGTACGATCCCCGAAGCCTGCACACAATGGCGTGCTCAATCTTAATGATGGCAAACATCATCAACGCAGCAAGACGCATCACTCGGACCCATATCGTCTATCTAAGTCTAGTCATCACAGCACGACGCACGCGTCAGCTGCCAGCCAACCCGTGGATGACACCTTGTGGTACTGGCTGAAAACGCAACAAGCGATGCTCGACCTGACCGCATCGACAACACCGACGCATCCACTCCAACTCGGAAAAGCTGCTGATCCCACCATGCCACCGAAGCCAGTGGCCGCAGCCGCACCCATCAATTCCCATCTGGACTATAACAGGAATTCCTGGCTCTGGCAATATTACAAACAGTTCGGTGGAGCTATGCCTCTCCCGGAGGACAAACACAAATCCGCCTGCCAGGTACCAAAGGAAAAATCCGCTGAGAACATCCTCTACTCGCAACTCACCAAAGGCAAGATGGAGGAAGAACGAGCTGCGACTACTAGTCCAGTACAAACGCACGTTCAAAGCGAACCAGAGCGGCGCCGCACGCCAAGTGTAGAACCACGCGTCGCCGAACCCGCCGTCAGCCCAGAGATCGGTACCGAGAACAAGGAGCCACTGCCCGACAGGAGCCATGAGTCTAGTAGAAGCCAGACCAAAGCGCGCACCGTTCTGGACAACCTGCTGTTCAACAACAGCAATGCAACAGTGGGTGCGGAGGTGCGCTCCACGTCGCCAGCGAGCGGCGAGTGGGAGGCGGGCGCGGCCGACGCGCTGGAGCACGGCGACAAGTTCCTGGCGTGGCTGGAGGTGAGCGGCGACCCGAGCGTGACGCGCATGCACGTGCACCAGCTGCGCGCGCTGCTGCACAacctgcgcgcgcgccgcctgcCCGCCGCGCCCCTCGAGCCCGCCGACCACGCCGCCCGCCGCAAGTAG
- the LOC142980917 gene encoding protein distal antenna-like isoform X4 produces MNTVNILVDVRDTTMATKGKRPMRALTPSDKIEAIQRVNDGESKASVARDIGVPESTLRGWCKNEDKLRYMTSRLSSPDTDKSNDGEPPDKRARTESPAAPPSPIATGLDLSAPIATPAIAQQPPPSLDVPVELTTKRAVPSPTSHIPRERRPDPGASVSMSAISPLSGLAHLPGLTHSHLGLSFNEIATNLSLLAQLNPGLSALSAQPASRALRSVRSPKPAHNGVLNLNDGKHHQRSKTHHSDPYRLSKSSHHSTTHASAASQPVDDTLWYWLKTQQAMLDLTASTTPTHPLQLGKAADPTMPPKPVAAAAPINSHLDYNRNSWLWQYYKQFGGAMPLPEDKHKSACQVPKEKSAENILYSQLTKGKMEEERAATTSPVQTHVQSEPERRRTPSVEPRVAEPAVSPEIGTENKEPLPDRSHESSRSQTKARTVLDNLLFNNSNATVGAEVRSTSPASGEWEAGAADALEHGDKFLAWLEVSGDPSVTRMHVHQLRALLHNLRARRLPAAPLEPADHAARRK; encoded by the exons ATGAACACAGTGAATATATTGGTTGATGT GCGGGACACTACGATGGCGACAAAGGGCAAGCGTCCGATGCGCGCTCTCACTCCCAGCGACAAGATCGAAGCCATCCAGCGCGTCAACGACGGAGAGTCCAAGGCCTCTGTGGCGAGAGACATCGGCGTGCCCGAGTCCACGCTGCGCGGCTGGTGCAAGAACGAGGACAAGCTACGTTACATGACGTCACGCCTGTCCTCACCCGACACTGATAAGAGCAACGACGGTGAGCCGCCAGACAAGCGAGCGCGTACCGAGTCTCCCGCCGCTCCGCCCTCGCCCATCGCCACCGGCCTGGACCTGTCTGCGCCCATCGCCACCCCCGCCATCGCACAGCAACCGCCACCGTCGCTCGACGTCCCGGTCGAGCTCACTACTAAGCGCGCCGTCCCTTCCCCAACGTCACACATCCCCCGTGAACGCCGGCCTGACCCCGGCGCTAGCGTCTCCATGAGCGCCATCAGCCCACTGTCAGGCCTTGCACATCTGCCTGGCCTCACTCACTCGCATCTTGGGCTGAGCTTTAACGAGATCGCCACCAATCTGTCTCTACTCGCTCAACTCAACCCTGGGCTGTCAGCATTGTCTGCACAACCTGCTAGTCGCGCACTGCGCTCCGTACGATCCCCGAAGCCTGCACACAATGGCGTGCTCAATCTTAATGATGGCAAACATCATCAACGCAGCAAGACGCATCACTCGGACCCATATCGTCTATCTAAGTCTAGTCATCACAGCACGACGCACGCGTCAGCTGCCAGCCAACCCGTGGATGACACCTTGTGGTACTGGCTGAAAACGCAACAAGCGATGCTCGACCTGACCGCATCGACAACACCGACGCATCCACTCCAACTCGGAAAAGCTGCTGATCCCACCATGCCACCGAAGCCAGTGGCCGCAGCCGCACCCATCAATTCCCATCTGGACTATAACAGGAATTCCTGGCTCTGGCAATATTACAAACAGTTCGGTGGAGCTATGCCTCTCCCGGAGGACAAACACAAATCCGCCTGCCAGGTACCAAAGGAAAAATCCGCTGAGAACATCCTCTACTCGCAACTCACCAAAGGCAAGATGGAGGAAGAACGAGCTGCGACTACTAGTCCAGTACAAACGCACGTTCAAAGCGAACCAGAGCGGCGCCGCACGCCAAGTGTAGAACCACGCGTCGCCGAACCCGCCGTCAGCCCAGAGATCGGTACCGAGAACAAGGAGCCACTGCCCGACAGGAGCCATGAGTCTAGTAGAAGCCAGACCAAAGCGCGCACCGTTCTGGACAACCTGCTGTTCAACAACAGCAATGCAACAGTGGGTGCGGAGGTGCGCTCCACGTCGCCAGCGAGCGGCGAGTGGGAGGCGGGCGCGGCCGACGCGCTGGAGCACGGCGACAAGTTCCTGGCGTGGCTGGAGGTGAGCGGCGACCCGAGCGTGACGCGCATGCACGTGCACCAGCTGCGCGCGCTGCTGCACAacctgcgcgcgcgccgcctgcCCGCCGCGCCCCTCGAGCCCGCCGACCACGCCGCCCGCCGCAAGTAG
- the LOC142980917 gene encoding protein distal antenna-like isoform X3, whose translation MNTVNILVDVRRDTTMATKGKRPMRALTPSDKIEAIQRVNDGESKASVARDIGVPESTLRGWCKNEDKLRYMTSRLSSPDTDKSNDGEPPDKRARTESPAAPPSPIATGLDLSAPIATPAIAQQPPPSLDVPVELTTKRAVPSPTSHIPRERRPDPGASVSMSAISPLSGLAHLPGLTHSHLGLSFNEIATNLSLLAQLNPGLSALSAQPASRALRSVRSPKPAHNGVLNLNDGKHHQRSKTHHSDPYRLSKSSHHSTTHASAASQPVDDTLWYWLKTQQAMLDLTASTTPTHPLQLGKAADPTMPPKPVAAAAPINSHLDYNRNSWLWQYYKQFGGAMPLPEDKHKSACQVPKEKSAENILYSQLTKGKMEEERAATTSPVQTHVQSEPERRRTPSVEPRVAEPAVSPEIGTENKEPLPDRSHESSRSQTKARTVLDNLLFNNSNATVGAEVRSTSPASGEWEAGAADALEHGDKFLAWLEVSGDPSVTRMHVHQLRALLHNLRARRLPAAPLEPADHAARRK comes from the exons ATGAACACAGTGAATATATTGGTTGATGT CAGGCGGGACACTACGATGGCGACAAAGGGCAAGCGTCCGATGCGCGCTCTCACTCCCAGCGACAAGATCGAAGCCATCCAGCGCGTCAACGACGGAGAGTCCAAGGCCTCTGTGGCGAGAGACATCGGCGTGCCCGAGTCCACGCTGCGCGGCTGGTGCAAGAACGAGGACAAGCTACGTTACATGACGTCACGCCTGTCCTCACCCGACACTGATAAGAGCAACGACGGTGAGCCGCCAGACAAGCGAGCGCGTACCGAGTCTCCCGCCGCTCCGCCCTCGCCCATCGCCACCGGCCTGGACCTGTCTGCGCCCATCGCCACCCCCGCCATCGCACAGCAACCGCCACCGTCGCTCGACGTCCCGGTCGAGCTCACTACTAAGCGCGCCGTCCCTTCCCCAACGTCACACATCCCCCGTGAACGCCGGCCTGACCCCGGCGCTAGCGTCTCCATGAGCGCCATCAGCCCACTGTCAGGCCTTGCACATCTGCCTGGCCTCACTCACTCGCATCTTGGGCTGAGCTTTAACGAGATCGCCACCAATCTGTCTCTACTCGCTCAACTCAACCCTGGGCTGTCAGCATTGTCTGCACAACCTGCTAGTCGCGCACTGCGCTCCGTACGATCCCCGAAGCCTGCACACAATGGCGTGCTCAATCTTAATGATGGCAAACATCATCAACGCAGCAAGACGCATCACTCGGACCCATATCGTCTATCTAAGTCTAGTCATCACAGCACGACGCACGCGTCAGCTGCCAGCCAACCCGTGGATGACACCTTGTGGTACTGGCTGAAAACGCAACAAGCGATGCTCGACCTGACCGCATCGACAACACCGACGCATCCACTCCAACTCGGAAAAGCTGCTGATCCCACCATGCCACCGAAGCCAGTGGCCGCAGCCGCACCCATCAATTCCCATCTGGACTATAACAGGAATTCCTGGCTCTGGCAATATTACAAACAGTTCGGTGGAGCTATGCCTCTCCCGGAGGACAAACACAAATCCGCCTGCCAGGTACCAAAGGAAAAATCCGCTGAGAACATCCTCTACTCGCAACTCACCAAAGGCAAGATGGAGGAAGAACGAGCTGCGACTACTAGTCCAGTACAAACGCACGTTCAAAGCGAACCAGAGCGGCGCCGCACGCCAAGTGTAGAACCACGCGTCGCCGAACCCGCCGTCAGCCCAGAGATCGGTACCGAGAACAAGGAGCCACTGCCCGACAGGAGCCATGAGTCTAGTAGAAGCCAGACCAAAGCGCGCACCGTTCTGGACAACCTGCTGTTCAACAACAGCAATGCAACAGTGGGTGCGGAGGTGCGCTCCACGTCGCCAGCGAGCGGCGAGTGGGAGGCGGGCGCGGCCGACGCGCTGGAGCACGGCGACAAGTTCCTGGCGTGGCTGGAGGTGAGCGGCGACCCGAGCGTGACGCGCATGCACGTGCACCAGCTGCGCGCGCTGCTGCACAacctgcgcgcgcgccgcctgcCCGCCGCGCCCCTCGAGCCCGCCGACCACGCCGCCCGCCGCAAGTAG
- the LOC142980917 gene encoding protein distal antenna-like isoform X1, translated as MWDYYCSSVEIPRRDTTMATKGKRPMRALTPSDKIEAIQRVNDGESKASVARDIGVPESTLRGWCKNEDKLRYMTSRLSSPDTDKSNDGEPPDKRARTESPAAPPSPIATGLDLSAPIATPAIAQQPPPSLDVPVELTTKRAVPSPTSHIPRERRPDPGASVSMSAISPLSGLAHLPGLTHSHLGLSFNEIATNLSLLAQLNPGLSALSAQPASRALRSVRSPKPAHNGVLNLNDGKHHQRSKTHHSDPYRLSKSSHHSTTHASAASQPVDDTLWYWLKTQQAMLDLTASTTPTHPLQLGKAADPTMPPKPVAAAAPINSHLDYNRNSWLWQYYKQFGGAMPLPEDKHKSACQVPKEKSAENILYSQLTKGKMEEERAATTSPVQTHVQSEPERRRTPSVEPRVAEPAVSPEIGTENKEPLPDRSHESSRSQTKARTVLDNLLFNNSNATVGAEVRSTSPASGEWEAGAADALEHGDKFLAWLEVSGDPSVTRMHVHQLRALLHNLRARRLPAAPLEPADHAARRK; from the exons ATGTGGGATTATTATTGCAGTTCTGTTGAGATTCC CAGGCGGGACACTACGATGGCGACAAAGGGCAAGCGTCCGATGCGCGCTCTCACTCCCAGCGACAAGATCGAAGCCATCCAGCGCGTCAACGACGGAGAGTCCAAGGCCTCTGTGGCGAGAGACATCGGCGTGCCCGAGTCCACGCTGCGCGGCTGGTGCAAGAACGAGGACAAGCTACGTTACATGACGTCACGCCTGTCCTCACCCGACACTGATAAGAGCAACGACGGTGAGCCGCCAGACAAGCGAGCGCGTACCGAGTCTCCCGCCGCTCCGCCCTCGCCCATCGCCACCGGCCTGGACCTGTCTGCGCCCATCGCCACCCCCGCCATCGCACAGCAACCGCCACCGTCGCTCGACGTCCCGGTCGAGCTCACTACTAAGCGCGCCGTCCCTTCCCCAACGTCACACATCCCCCGTGAACGCCGGCCTGACCCCGGCGCTAGCGTCTCCATGAGCGCCATCAGCCCACTGTCAGGCCTTGCACATCTGCCTGGCCTCACTCACTCGCATCTTGGGCTGAGCTTTAACGAGATCGCCACCAATCTGTCTCTACTCGCTCAACTCAACCCTGGGCTGTCAGCATTGTCTGCACAACCTGCTAGTCGCGCACTGCGCTCCGTACGATCCCCGAAGCCTGCACACAATGGCGTGCTCAATCTTAATGATGGCAAACATCATCAACGCAGCAAGACGCATCACTCGGACCCATATCGTCTATCTAAGTCTAGTCATCACAGCACGACGCACGCGTCAGCTGCCAGCCAACCCGTGGATGACACCTTGTGGTACTGGCTGAAAACGCAACAAGCGATGCTCGACCTGACCGCATCGACAACACCGACGCATCCACTCCAACTCGGAAAAGCTGCTGATCCCACCATGCCACCGAAGCCAGTGGCCGCAGCCGCACCCATCAATTCCCATCTGGACTATAACAGGAATTCCTGGCTCTGGCAATATTACAAACAGTTCGGTGGAGCTATGCCTCTCCCGGAGGACAAACACAAATCCGCCTGCCAGGTACCAAAGGAAAAATCCGCTGAGAACATCCTCTACTCGCAACTCACCAAAGGCAAGATGGAGGAAGAACGAGCTGCGACTACTAGTCCAGTACAAACGCACGTTCAAAGCGAACCAGAGCGGCGCCGCACGCCAAGTGTAGAACCACGCGTCGCCGAACCCGCCGTCAGCCCAGAGATCGGTACCGAGAACAAGGAGCCACTGCCCGACAGGAGCCATGAGTCTAGTAGAAGCCAGACCAAAGCGCGCACCGTTCTGGACAACCTGCTGTTCAACAACAGCAATGCAACAGTGGGTGCGGAGGTGCGCTCCACGTCGCCAGCGAGCGGCGAGTGGGAGGCGGGCGCGGCCGACGCGCTGGAGCACGGCGACAAGTTCCTGGCGTGGCTGGAGGTGAGCGGCGACCCGAGCGTGACGCGCATGCACGTGCACCAGCTGCGCGCGCTGCTGCACAacctgcgcgcgcgccgcctgcCCGCCGCGCCCCTCGAGCCCGCCGACCACGCCGCCCGCCGCAAGTAG
- the LOC142980917 gene encoding protein distal antenna-like isoform X2 translates to MWDYYCSSVEIPRDTTMATKGKRPMRALTPSDKIEAIQRVNDGESKASVARDIGVPESTLRGWCKNEDKLRYMTSRLSSPDTDKSNDGEPPDKRARTESPAAPPSPIATGLDLSAPIATPAIAQQPPPSLDVPVELTTKRAVPSPTSHIPRERRPDPGASVSMSAISPLSGLAHLPGLTHSHLGLSFNEIATNLSLLAQLNPGLSALSAQPASRALRSVRSPKPAHNGVLNLNDGKHHQRSKTHHSDPYRLSKSSHHSTTHASAASQPVDDTLWYWLKTQQAMLDLTASTTPTHPLQLGKAADPTMPPKPVAAAAPINSHLDYNRNSWLWQYYKQFGGAMPLPEDKHKSACQVPKEKSAENILYSQLTKGKMEEERAATTSPVQTHVQSEPERRRTPSVEPRVAEPAVSPEIGTENKEPLPDRSHESSRSQTKARTVLDNLLFNNSNATVGAEVRSTSPASGEWEAGAADALEHGDKFLAWLEVSGDPSVTRMHVHQLRALLHNLRARRLPAAPLEPADHAARRK, encoded by the exons ATGTGGGATTATTATTGCAGTTCTGTTGAGATTCC GCGGGACACTACGATGGCGACAAAGGGCAAGCGTCCGATGCGCGCTCTCACTCCCAGCGACAAGATCGAAGCCATCCAGCGCGTCAACGACGGAGAGTCCAAGGCCTCTGTGGCGAGAGACATCGGCGTGCCCGAGTCCACGCTGCGCGGCTGGTGCAAGAACGAGGACAAGCTACGTTACATGACGTCACGCCTGTCCTCACCCGACACTGATAAGAGCAACGACGGTGAGCCGCCAGACAAGCGAGCGCGTACCGAGTCTCCCGCCGCTCCGCCCTCGCCCATCGCCACCGGCCTGGACCTGTCTGCGCCCATCGCCACCCCCGCCATCGCACAGCAACCGCCACCGTCGCTCGACGTCCCGGTCGAGCTCACTACTAAGCGCGCCGTCCCTTCCCCAACGTCACACATCCCCCGTGAACGCCGGCCTGACCCCGGCGCTAGCGTCTCCATGAGCGCCATCAGCCCACTGTCAGGCCTTGCACATCTGCCTGGCCTCACTCACTCGCATCTTGGGCTGAGCTTTAACGAGATCGCCACCAATCTGTCTCTACTCGCTCAACTCAACCCTGGGCTGTCAGCATTGTCTGCACAACCTGCTAGTCGCGCACTGCGCTCCGTACGATCCCCGAAGCCTGCACACAATGGCGTGCTCAATCTTAATGATGGCAAACATCATCAACGCAGCAAGACGCATCACTCGGACCCATATCGTCTATCTAAGTCTAGTCATCACAGCACGACGCACGCGTCAGCTGCCAGCCAACCCGTGGATGACACCTTGTGGTACTGGCTGAAAACGCAACAAGCGATGCTCGACCTGACCGCATCGACAACACCGACGCATCCACTCCAACTCGGAAAAGCTGCTGATCCCACCATGCCACCGAAGCCAGTGGCCGCAGCCGCACCCATCAATTCCCATCTGGACTATAACAGGAATTCCTGGCTCTGGCAATATTACAAACAGTTCGGTGGAGCTATGCCTCTCCCGGAGGACAAACACAAATCCGCCTGCCAGGTACCAAAGGAAAAATCCGCTGAGAACATCCTCTACTCGCAACTCACCAAAGGCAAGATGGAGGAAGAACGAGCTGCGACTACTAGTCCAGTACAAACGCACGTTCAAAGCGAACCAGAGCGGCGCCGCACGCCAAGTGTAGAACCACGCGTCGCCGAACCCGCCGTCAGCCCAGAGATCGGTACCGAGAACAAGGAGCCACTGCCCGACAGGAGCCATGAGTCTAGTAGAAGCCAGACCAAAGCGCGCACCGTTCTGGACAACCTGCTGTTCAACAACAGCAATGCAACAGTGGGTGCGGAGGTGCGCTCCACGTCGCCAGCGAGCGGCGAGTGGGAGGCGGGCGCGGCCGACGCGCTGGAGCACGGCGACAAGTTCCTGGCGTGGCTGGAGGTGAGCGGCGACCCGAGCGTGACGCGCATGCACGTGCACCAGCTGCGCGCGCTGCTGCACAacctgcgcgcgcgccgcctgcCCGCCGCGCCCCTCGAGCCCGCCGACCACGCCGCCCGCCGCAAGTAG
- the elm gene encoding calcineurin like EF-hand protein 1 elm: MGNKSSLLLREEEIAQIQEETGFTPNQIERLYSRFTSLDKNDCGTLSREDFLRIPELAINPLSERIVHSFFAESHDDRVNFLQFMRVLSHFRPIRKNRENKLNSREEKLRFAFSMYDLDNDGKISRDELLAILHMMVGANISEEQLTSIAERTILEADTNNDQMICFEEFCHALERTDVEQKMSIRFLN, encoded by the exons ATGGGGAACAAATCATCATTATTACTGCGAGAGGAAGAAATTGCGCAAATCCAAGAAGAAACAGGAT TCACACCAAATCAAATCGAGAGGCTATACTCTCGCTTCACATCATTAGACAAGAATGACTGCGGCACTCTCTCCCGGGAAGATTTCCTCAGGATCCCGGAGCTTGCCATCAACCCCCTGAGCGAGAGGATTGTACATTCATTCTTTGCGGAGAGCCATGACGATAGAGTCAACTTCCTGCAGTTCATGAGAGTGCTGTCACATTTCAGACCTATTAGGAAGAATAGAGAGAATAAACTGAATAGTAGAGAAGAGAAACTAAGAT ttGCATTCTCAATGTACGATCTTGACAATGACGGCAAGATCTCCAGAGATGAGCTGCTGGCTATTCTGCACATGATGGTTGGAGCTAATATCAG CGAAGAGCAACTAACCAGCATCGCCGAGCGCACGATCTTAGAAGCTGACACGAACAATGACCAAATGATCTGCTTCGAAGAGTTCTGCCACGCCCTGGAGAGGACCGACGTGGAACAAAAGATGTCGATCAGATTCCTCAACTGA